In the genome of Petrotoga sp. 9PWA.NaAc.5.4, one region contains:
- a CDS encoding HD domain-containing protein, which produces MVAGLINIGSENLSLLIAQDNGQDIEIIESLEYPLLLGKDTFSLGRITFEKTEVLGKKLLGFKRIAEGYGINKLTIVGTTALREAENLDFILDQIETKTGLVIDVLDDYEEKSHIYMELIRNFEKNRRYRKNDVLFVYIGTGSMGLATYSKGLIDSSQNIKIGSVKVSEMLKDLEENALYYSNLIREYLSTFYQPIKIWLNNKKIKTFVTSGNEIEFLSSLLNKEKGKVMLISYEEFQKLFDKLKSKNATELSQEHNISESKANSVLSALAFYKLLLEVSNAENILVFSEVSLSKALLYQKLLNRRYRRFFNLLQKSTIISSRNIGEKYFYEETHSQTVETYALKLFDVLRLLHKLGKRERLLLQVAAILHDIGKYVNIKKHYLHSYNIIKGSEIIGLSSKELDIVARISYFHSAQDLEIDDFSEQIEEHQDKILITKMLAILRLADALDVAHERKLGDLEIQLKNNQLIIITHTKEETLLEEWALRRKDNFFLEVFGIIPVLKKII; this is translated from the coding sequence ATGGTTGCAGGTTTAATAAATATTGGATCAGAAAATTTGTCTTTACTTATTGCACAGGATAATGGACAAGACATAGAAATAATAGAAAGCTTAGAATATCCTTTGTTATTGGGAAAGGACACTTTTTCTTTAGGGAGAATAACTTTCGAAAAGACAGAGGTTTTAGGCAAAAAACTTTTAGGTTTTAAAAGAATTGCTGAAGGATACGGAATCAATAAATTAACTATAGTTGGTACTACTGCTTTAAGAGAAGCAGAAAATTTGGATTTCATTTTGGATCAGATAGAAACAAAAACAGGATTGGTTATCGATGTTTTAGATGATTACGAAGAAAAGTCTCACATATACATGGAATTAATAAGAAACTTTGAAAAAAATAGAAGATATAGAAAAAATGATGTATTATTTGTTTATATTGGTACAGGTAGTATGGGTTTGGCTACTTATTCAAAGGGATTAATAGATAGTTCACAGAATATAAAGATTGGTTCCGTTAAAGTATCTGAAATGCTCAAAGACTTAGAAGAAAATGCACTTTATTACAGTAATTTGATAAGAGAATATTTGAGTACTTTTTATCAACCTATAAAAATATGGTTAAATAACAAGAAAATAAAAACTTTTGTTACATCCGGAAACGAAATTGAGTTCTTATCAAGCCTTTTAAATAAAGAAAAAGGAAAAGTTATGCTTATTTCTTATGAAGAGTTTCAAAAACTCTTTGATAAATTAAAATCAAAAAATGCAACTGAGTTATCGCAAGAACACAATATTTCTGAAAGTAAAGCAAACTCTGTACTCTCTGCTTTGGCTTTTTATAAGTTATTATTAGAAGTTTCAAATGCCGAAAATATTTTAGTTTTTTCTGAAGTAAGTTTGAGTAAAGCTTTGTTATACCAAAAACTTTTAAACAGAAGATATAGAAGATTCTTTAATTTATTACAAAAAAGTACAATTATCTCTTCAAGAAATATTGGGGAAAAATATTTTTATGAAGAAACACATAGTCAAACAGTCGAGACATATGCTTTGAAATTATTCGATGTTCTTAGACTTCTTCATAAGTTAGGAAAAAGAGAGAGATTACTTTTACAAGTTGCGGCGATTTTGCATGATATTGGGAAATATGTTAATATAAAAAAACATTATCTCCATTCTTATAATATAATAAAAGGTTCTGAAATAATAGGTCTTAGCAGTAAAGAATTGGATATTGTGGCAAGGATTTCTTACTTTCATAGTGCCCAAGATTTGGAAATAGACGATTTTTCAGAGCAGATTGAAGAACACCAGGATAAGATTCTCATTACTAAAATGTTAGCTATTTTAAGATTGGCGGATGCTTTAGATGTAGCTCACGAAAGGAAATTAGGGGATCTTGAAATTCAATTAAAAAATAATCAATTAATAATAATTACTCATACAAAAGAGGAAACTTTGTTAGAGGAATGGGCATTAAGAAGGAAAGATAACTTCTTTTTAGAAGTTTTTGGTATAATACCTGTTCTGAAAAAAATTATATAG
- a CDS encoding ROK family protein, producing MSNWIGIDIGGTKILGSLFDDKGKKIKTEKKSSKTTKGKEKVIDQLKKVLNSLFESAKDVKGIGIGVPGVIEKGKISFTPNMPLNNFNLEQFVKNEYKIETVVENDANASMYGEWKFGSAKGAENAVGYFIGTGIGGGLILNNSLYHGSTNFAAEIGHMNVYPQGPLCGCNLRGCLESLSSKVAIQREIIRRQKMGEKTKIKDSDLVGIIKSSTLKDAYESNDKLVVDVMNETAKYVGINAGSIINLLNPDVIVLGGGVMESLGDKLLPIVIEYARNYSIPHIFEKCEIKLSKLGDDACLFGAYALVKEKVGG from the coding sequence GTGAGTAATTGGATAGGAATAGATATAGGTGGAACAAAAATTTTAGGATCTTTATTTGACGATAAAGGTAAAAAGATAAAAACGGAAAAAAAGAGTTCCAAAACTACCAAAGGAAAAGAAAAGGTTATAGATCAACTAAAAAAGGTTTTAAACTCCTTGTTTGAATCAGCAAAAGATGTAAAAGGTATTGGAATAGGTGTACCTGGAGTTATTGAAAAAGGGAAAATAAGTTTTACACCTAACATGCCTTTGAATAACTTTAATTTGGAACAATTTGTTAAGAACGAATATAAGATAGAAACGGTTGTTGAAAACGATGCAAATGCAAGTATGTACGGTGAATGGAAATTCGGAAGTGCGAAAGGAGCTGAAAACGCTGTAGGATATTTTATTGGAACAGGTATAGGTGGTGGTTTGATTTTAAATAATTCTTTATATCATGGTTCCACTAATTTTGCTGCAGAAATAGGTCATATGAACGTATATCCCCAAGGGCCTCTATGTGGATGCAATTTGAGAGGTTGTCTTGAAAGTTTATCTTCGAAAGTAGCAATTCAAAGAGAGATAATCAGAAGACAAAAAATGGGAGAAAAGACAAAAATAAAGGATTCAGACTTAGTAGGTATAATAAAAAGTTCTACCCTCAAAGATGCGTATGAAAGTAACGATAAATTGGTTGTTGATGTGATGAATGAAACTGCTAAATATGTTGGGATAAACGCAGGTTCAATAATTAACTTGTTGAACCCTGATGTTATCGTCTTAGGTGGCGGGGTTATGGAATCTTTGGGAGACAAATTACTACCAATTGTTATTGAATACGCAAGAAATTATTCTATTCCCCATATTTTTGAAAAATGTGAAATTAAACTTTCAAAGTTGGGAGACGATGCTTGCTTATTTGGAGCTTATGCCCTTGTAAAAGAAAAAGTTGGTGGTTAA
- a CDS encoding CHAD domain-containing protein, with protein sequence MDGRSEVSRILNDISSNPWIFLKEYIKYFETIKGYLLENFSLVIEGENGDSLHDLRTSCRRMETILNFLQNYSKHELPNQIYKNVKEILKKSSKARDYYVHLMYLKKFKETENKVYSYFKEKLYENTKKIKDYLSSFDYSSMKKDLEYSLALLTYDFVAGFEIGDPFFINLYVQEIKETYGDFQKADKTDDKQLHKIRIKVKDLRYKVEMLGSLRGKTLEEENMFKEVQDILGTHHDLVVLKKRVSKKFKVDKLPKLIAEIDEKLLENEKEINIKVTNILTNLYF encoded by the coding sequence GTGGATGGTAGATCCGAAGTCTCTCGAATTTTAAACGATATTTCGTCAAATCCATGGATCTTTTTGAAAGAATATATTAAATATTTTGAAACAATAAAAGGGTACCTTTTAGAAAACTTTTCTTTAGTTATAGAAGGTGAGAATGGAGATAGTCTTCATGATCTAAGAACGTCGTGTAGGCGGATGGAGACTATTTTAAATTTTTTGCAAAATTATTCAAAACACGAACTTCCAAATCAGATCTACAAAAATGTAAAAGAAATTCTAAAAAAGAGTAGCAAAGCAAGAGATTATTATGTTCATTTAATGTATCTAAAAAAATTTAAAGAAACAGAAAATAAGGTATATTCATATTTTAAAGAGAAGTTATATGAAAACACAAAAAAGATTAAAGATTATTTGAGTTCGTTTGACTATTCATCTATGAAAAAAGATTTGGAATATAGTTTAGCTTTGTTAACTTATGATTTCGTCGCCGGTTTTGAGATAGGTGATCCATTTTTCATTAACCTTTATGTTCAGGAGATTAAAGAAACTTACGGAGACTTTCAAAAAGCTGATAAAACTGATGATAAACAGTTGCACAAAATAAGAATCAAAGTTAAAGATTTAAGATATAAAGTTGAAATGTTAGGATCATTAAGAGGTAAAACTTTAGAAGAAGAAAATATGTTTAAAGAAGTTCAGGATATTTTAGGTACTCACCATGATTTGGTAGTTCTTAAAAAACGGGTATCAAAAAAATTCAAGGTAGATAAACTTCCAAAATTAATTGCTGAAATAGATGAGAAACTTTTAGAAAACGAAAAAGAAATAAATATTAAAGTGACTAATATATTAACGAATTTATATTTTTAG
- the sixA gene encoding phosphohistidine phosphatase SixA gives MLHFLKHKHMKRLILFRHAKAEKRSSEIDDFERRLTKKGNKNAKEVSEYVGKILKKVDLIVTSPAVRAKETAEIFSKYSNSKAKLFEEELLYGGEVEEIIERLSEILKGYNNVVIVGHNPTLEELLQKLTGNDTHLRKAGAVCIEGDSFDDILSGKGKIKWMVDPKSLEF, from the coding sequence GTGCTTCATTTTCTAAAGCACAAACATATGAAGAGATTAATCTTATTTAGGCATGCAAAAGCTGAAAAAAGGTCAAGTGAAATTGATGATTTTGAAAGAAGATTAACCAAAAAGGGCAATAAAAATGCTAAAGAAGTATCAGAATATGTAGGTAAAATTTTAAAGAAAGTGGATCTCATAGTTACTTCTCCTGCAGTTAGAGCAAAAGAAACTGCTGAAATTTTTTCTAAATATTCTAACTCCAAAGCAAAGCTTTTCGAAGAAGAACTATTATATGGTGGAGAAGTTGAAGAAATAATTGAAAGGCTCTCAGAAATCCTTAAAGGATACAATAATGTAGTTATAGTTGGTCATAATCCAACTTTGGAAGAACTTTTACAAAAACTGACAGGAAACGATACGCATTTAAGAAAGGCAGGAGCTGTTTGCATTGAAGGAGATTCTTTTGATGATATCTTATCAGGGAAAGGTAAAATAAAGTGGATGGTAGATCCGAAGTCTCTCGAATTTTAA
- a CDS encoding 5-oxoproline transporter, DUF969 family subunit, with the protein MDWLPILGVLIVVLGLALGSKFNVNPLISVLLGGFVSGLLGGLSVLEILEIIGTSFISNRTMILFLIMIPAIGITERHGLMEQMAHLISKLKAATPGRIAYIYQLIREFIVAIGINIAGQVAFVRPIIYPMARGSLGNKEISEDDEEQIKAMSAAADNFGNFFAQNVFPAAAGLLLIQGVMREMGYELTLTSLSRAAVPIAIIAAVYGFFYYTILDRRFKKGENK; encoded by the coding sequence GTGGATTGGTTGCCTATTTTGGGGGTTTTAATTGTCGTACTAGGTTTAGCATTGGGTAGTAAATTTAACGTAAACCCATTGATTTCTGTTCTTTTGGGTGGTTTTGTTTCTGGGCTACTTGGAGGGTTAAGCGTTTTAGAGATTTTAGAAATCATTGGTACTTCTTTTATCTCAAACAGAACCATGATACTTTTTTTAATCATGATCCCTGCTATAGGTATTACAGAGAGACATGGATTAATGGAACAAATGGCACATTTAATTTCGAAGTTAAAAGCTGCCACACCTGGGAGAATTGCGTATATATATCAACTGATACGAGAGTTTATAGTAGCTATAGGAATTAATATTGCTGGGCAAGTCGCCTTTGTTAGACCTATTATATACCCAATGGCAAGAGGTTCTTTGGGAAACAAAGAGATTTCAGAAGATGATGAAGAGCAAATAAAAGCCATGTCTGCCGCTGCAGACAACTTTGGTAACTTTTTTGCTCAAAATGTATTCCCCGCTGCAGCAGGTTTGTTATTAATCCAAGGCGTCATGCGAGAAATGGGATACGAACTAACTTTAACTTCTTTGTCAAGGGCAGCTGTTCCAATAGCGATAATAGCAGCTGTATATGGATTTTTCTATTATACTATTTTAGATAGAAGATTTAAAAAGGGGGAAAATAAATGA
- a CDS encoding DUF979 domain-containing protein — protein sequence MKNFLTSNNTLEIFYIIIGLFLLYYAYLTWKDKEHQAKIGTIIFWVILAILFIFGRWLPPSVSGVLVVIIAIDAGLGKIGKGKYFSTSKEFREKRRKELGNKLLIPILVISGMAILFAIIGWNPLIGLGFGSLIALVLNKFYIPKESLEHILDAGRSSSDAIGWALVLPPFLAALGALFNRAGVGQIIASWIQAIFPVENLFWAIFAYAFGMAIFTIIMGNAFAAFAVITSSIGIPIVIQMHGADPATIAVLAMTAGYCGTLLTPMAANFNIVPGALLEMKNKYRIIKIQATMAILIWVTHLLVMYIMAF from the coding sequence ATGAAAAATTTTCTTACTTCAAACAATACTTTAGAAATCTTTTATATTATTATTGGATTATTCTTATTATATTATGCGTATCTAACTTGGAAAGACAAAGAACACCAAGCAAAAATAGGTACAATTATTTTTTGGGTTATTCTTGCAATTTTGTTTATTTTTGGTAGATGGCTTCCTCCATCTGTTTCAGGAGTATTAGTTGTTATAATAGCTATTGATGCTGGTTTAGGTAAAATTGGAAAAGGAAAATACTTTTCAACTTCTAAAGAATTTAGAGAAAAGAGAAGAAAAGAACTTGGAAACAAATTACTTATTCCTATTTTAGTAATTTCCGGAATGGCTATTTTATTTGCCATTATAGGTTGGAATCCACTAATAGGATTGGGCTTCGGTAGTTTAATCGCTTTAGTGTTGAATAAGTTTTATATTCCAAAAGAATCTTTAGAACATATATTAGATGCGGGTCGATCATCAAGCGATGCTATCGGTTGGGCATTAGTACTTCCTCCTTTTTTGGCTGCTTTAGGAGCTTTGTTTAACAGAGCAGGTGTTGGACAAATCATAGCATCATGGATTCAAGCAATTTTCCCAGTCGAAAATCTTTTCTGGGCAATTTTTGCATACGCTTTTGGTATGGCAATTTTTACAATCATAATGGGCAATGCTTTTGCAGCATTTGCAGTAATTACTTCAAGTATAGGAATACCTATAGTCATACAAATGCATGGAGCCGATCCTGCAACTATCGCAGTTCTTGCCATGACAGCTGGATATTGTGGAACACTATTAACCCCAATGGCTGCCAATTTTAACATTGTCCCAGGCGCTTTGTTGGAAATGAAAAACAAATATAGAATAATTAAGATACAAGCAACAATGGCGATTCTTATATGGGTAACTCATTTGCTTGTTATGTATATCATGGCTTTCTAA
- a CDS encoding pyroglutamyl-peptidase I, with protein sequence MKILITGFEPFGGDKINPTEKIVNALKNEKIENVEIFTKVLPVVFKKADEILVDMLNEIKPEISLHLGLAAGRSGISLERVALNLMDARIPDNEGYQPQDVQIRKDGANAYFSKLSIKKIVNDLRKEGIPSVISNTAGLYVCNEVMYISLYHSEKFGFPRKTGFIHVPYLPEQVVEKFSYTGQNVPSISFDLQLKAVKLIIKETLQEFEKPC encoded by the coding sequence ATGAAAATATTAATAACAGGTTTTGAACCTTTTGGTGGAGATAAAATCAATCCAACAGAAAAAATAGTAAATGCTTTAAAAAATGAAAAAATAGAAAACGTAGAGATATTTACAAAAGTTTTACCTGTAGTATTTAAAAAGGCAGATGAAATTTTGGTAGACATGTTAAATGAAATTAAACCAGAAATATCCTTACATTTAGGTTTAGCTGCAGGAAGAAGTGGAATAAGTTTAGAAAGAGTTGCTTTAAACTTAATGGATGCTAGAATACCAGATAATGAAGGTTATCAACCACAAGATGTTCAAATTAGAAAAGATGGTGCAAATGCATATTTTTCCAAACTATCTATCAAAAAAATAGTAAATGACTTAAGAAAAGAAGGAATTCCTTCAGTTATTTCAAATACTGCGGGATTATATGTATGCAATGAAGTAATGTATATAAGTCTATACCATTCAGAAAAATTTGGTTTTCCACGAAAAACTGGTTTCATACATGTTCCTTATCTTCCCGAACAAGTTGTCGAAAAGTTCTCATATACTGGCCAAAATGTGCCAAGTATTTCTTTTGATTTACAATTAAAAGCCGTAAAGTTAATAATTAAAGAAACGTTACAAGAATTTGAAAAACCATGTTAA
- a CDS encoding acetamidase/formamidase family protein produces the protein MIKVSKENTIFAFSSKKEPVITVKPKEKIIIETMDALSDEIHSEDQPFEAIDWEKVNPATGPIFVEGAKPGDVLEVKIEKIIITRDYGVMLTGKDMGVLGERFNKNYIKIVPIKNDKAYLYDYEIPINPMIGVIGTAPKEDEIPCGTPGEHGGNMDCKVIKEGSIVYLPVNVEGALFALGDLHAAMGDGEVCVTGIEVPAEVTVSFNILKNKNWSLPIIKTEDQIYTVASKMSLDEAAKKATINMVTFLSHEYNLSEEKAMFLLSVVGNLQICQIVDPLKTVRMEMPLEILN, from the coding sequence TTGATCAAAGTTAGTAAAGAAAATACTATATTTGCTTTTTCTTCCAAAAAAGAGCCAGTAATTACGGTTAAGCCTAAGGAAAAAATAATTATAGAAACCATGGATGCTTTAAGCGATGAAATACATTCCGAAGATCAACCATTTGAGGCTATTGACTGGGAAAAAGTAAATCCTGCTACAGGCCCTATCTTTGTAGAAGGTGCGAAGCCAGGAGATGTCTTAGAAGTAAAAATAGAAAAAATTATTATCACAAGAGATTATGGGGTAATGCTAACAGGAAAAGATATGGGCGTTTTAGGAGAACGTTTTAATAAAAACTACATAAAAATAGTACCCATAAAAAACGATAAAGCGTATTTATATGATTATGAAATCCCGATAAATCCTATGATAGGAGTTATAGGTACCGCTCCGAAAGAAGATGAAATACCTTGTGGAACACCTGGAGAACATGGTGGAAACATGGATTGTAAGGTTATTAAAGAAGGATCGATCGTTTATCTTCCTGTCAATGTTGAAGGAGCTTTATTTGCTTTAGGAGACCTTCATGCTGCAATGGGTGATGGTGAAGTTTGTGTAACAGGAATAGAAGTTCCTGCAGAAGTCACAGTTTCTTTCAATATCTTAAAAAATAAAAATTGGAGTTTGCCTATAATAAAAACCGAAGACCAGATTTATACCGTTGCTTCCAAAATGTCTTTAGATGAAGCTGCAAAAAAAGCTACAATAAATATGGTTACATTTTTATCTCACGAATATAATCTATCAGAAGAAAAAGCTATGTTTTTATTAAGTGTGGTGGGAAATTTACAAATCTGTCAAATAGTTGATCCTTTAAAAACTGTAAGAATGGAAATGCCTTTAGAAATTCTTAATTGA
- a CDS encoding AEC family transporter: MTALINFVIIALLGNISRKFVPKNTGDVLSTIIINFTLPMNVFLGIMSSPVDFSKFFFVLIGFIAGLLIFFVGNILIKLLKIQDKRISTVILLSFCGLNIGLFMYPLAEMLWGIQSITYFALYDLGNSFIIFGIGKSVAEGKKGKFKLLDVIKFPPFIAMIIAFALSWIGINIPSLILSPMIVIKEANNFLILYLVGFYFNILSIKTHKKILTISILAKYSISLIISLTTLLIPVSSQLERISLFISPMLPTAIMAIVYSVKNNYDSELASSFVSITMLISFIIIFIVNAIVGF, translated from the coding sequence GTGACCGCTTTAATAAATTTTGTAATAATAGCTCTTTTAGGAAATATATCAAGAAAATTTGTCCCTAAAAATACTGGAGACGTCCTATCCACAATTATAATAAATTTTACGCTTCCAATGAACGTTTTTCTAGGTATAATGTCGTCTCCCGTTGATTTTTCAAAATTCTTTTTTGTTCTTATAGGATTTATTGCTGGGTTATTAATATTCTTTGTCGGTAATATCTTGATTAAACTTTTAAAAATTCAAGACAAAAGAATAAGTACCGTAATATTATTATCTTTTTGTGGACTTAATATAGGTCTTTTTATGTATCCTTTGGCGGAGATGTTATGGGGTATCCAATCTATAACATATTTTGCTTTATATGACTTAGGTAATAGTTTTATTATATTTGGCATAGGAAAATCTGTGGCCGAAGGCAAAAAAGGCAAGTTTAAACTTTTAGATGTAATAAAATTTCCTCCTTTTATTGCAATGATAATTGCATTTGCGTTAAGCTGGATAGGAATCAATATTCCTTCACTGATACTTTCTCCAATGATTGTAATAAAAGAAGCAAACAACTTTTTGATTCTCTATTTAGTTGGATTTTATTTTAATATATTGTCTATAAAAACTCACAAAAAAATTCTAACTATTTCTATACTTGCAAAATACTCCATAAGTTTAATAATTTCTTTAACTACATTATTAATCCCTGTAAGTAGCCAATTAGAAAGAATTTCTCTTTTTATTTCACCTATGCTTCCCACGGCAATAATGGCTATTGTTTATTCTGTAAAAAACAATTACGATTCTGAACTGGCTAGTAGTTTTGTAAGTATTACCATGCTGATTTCTTTTATAATTATTTTCATTGTAAATGCAATAGTGGGATTCTAA
- a CDS encoding U32 family peptidase produces MKKVELLSPAGNYEKLETVYHYGADAAYIGGKFLNLRAFSKNFEDDELEKAVELAHKLNKKLFITVNAIPHNGDLEILPEYIKYLESIKVDAIIVADLGVFNIVRKLSNLPITISTQANNTNWASVSMWKDLGAKRIILARELSLSEIAEIRQKVPDVELEVFIHGAMCISVSGRCLLSNYLTGRDANTGECTQPCRWKYYIMEEKRPGEYFPIFEDEKGTYIMNSKDLCTVDFLNKIIETGVDSLKIEGRMKSSYYAGVTTKIYREAIDSYYSGNFKKENIEKWIKELQSVSHREYTSGFYLNKPDTDSQNYKTSSYIRNYKFVGKVIEKISESQYIVDVRNKIKKGEEIEIVSKIGNNIAIHLNKIVDYETKESLEEANPNQKIIIDSEKNIEVGDLIRVLL; encoded by the coding sequence ATGAAAAAAGTAGAACTCTTATCCCCAGCTGGAAACTATGAAAAATTAGAAACCGTGTATCATTATGGAGCTGATGCTGCCTATATAGGTGGGAAATTCTTAAATTTAAGAGCCTTTTCTAAAAATTTTGAAGACGACGAATTAGAAAAGGCTGTAGAGTTAGCTCACAAACTAAACAAAAAACTTTTTATAACTGTAAACGCAATTCCTCACAACGGGGATTTAGAAATACTTCCTGAATATATAAAGTATCTTGAAAGTATAAAGGTGGATGCAATAATAGTAGCAGATTTAGGTGTATTTAACATAGTAAGAAAACTTTCAAATTTACCAATAACTATAAGTACTCAAGCTAATAACACAAATTGGGCAAGTGTTTCTATGTGGAAAGACTTAGGTGCAAAAAGAATCATTCTGGCAAGAGAGCTTTCATTAAGTGAAATAGCAGAAATTCGACAGAAAGTTCCTGATGTCGAGCTTGAGGTATTCATACATGGTGCGATGTGCATATCTGTTTCGGGAAGATGTCTGTTAAGTAATTACTTAACAGGTAGAGATGCCAACACAGGAGAATGTACTCAACCTTGTAGATGGAAATATTATATAATGGAAGAAAAAAGGCCAGGAGAATATTTTCCTATCTTTGAAGATGAAAAAGGCACATATATAATGAACTCAAAAGATCTTTGCACCGTTGATTTTTTGAACAAAATTATAGAAACTGGCGTTGATAGCTTAAAGATAGAAGGAAGAATGAAAAGTAGTTATTATGCAGGAGTAACAACTAAAATTTATAGAGAAGCTATCGACAGTTATTACTCAGGGAACTTCAAAAAAGAAAACATAGAAAAATGGATAAAAGAACTTCAAAGTGTTAGCCATAGAGAGTATACATCTGGATTTTATTTAAATAAACCTGACACAGATTCACAAAACTACAAAACTTCTTCGTATATAAGAAATTATAAGTTTGTTGGTAAAGTAATAGAAAAAATTTCTGAAAGCCAATACATTGTAGATGTCAGAAATAAAATAAAAAAAGGTGAAGAAATAGAAATTGTGTCAAAAATTGGAAATAATATAGCAATTCACCTAAATAAAATCGTAGATTATGAAACAAAAGAAAGCTTAGAAGAAGCTAATCCAAATCAAAAAATCATTATAGACAGTGAAAAAAACATAGAAGTTGGAGACCTAATAAGAGTTCTACTGTGA
- a CDS encoding AI-2E family transporter — MKILLSQGGWLTLIYLVLFLFLAHFAPFIVGALILGVFLSMLIEAPTALFSKIMNSKVASVLSHILVLGLIFYALITFFPVVINEGRKLFSMLSTLTISQEQLDQVPEWLIVFINNLNKNISDSALGLINKFISYAPNLITAAIVLIVTTSAIASLKSMVSGNLWKFYSIKDREIGVKFMKDTYKQFERFVHGQFLVAMMEGLFIGLTCFIFKIPGALFLGILAWITDFIPYLGVVISATPLLMLAVTERGILGLIIGIGILIVANQTEMWFLHPKVQSNALNLHWFIIIVAILLFGELFSFLGILIALPVVVYIRNFWEYFVIKIK, encoded by the coding sequence GTGAAAATATTGTTATCTCAAGGCGGTTGGTTAACGTTAATTTATCTTGTCCTTTTTCTTTTCTTGGCACACTTTGCGCCTTTTATTGTCGGAGCACTTATTTTAGGTGTTTTTTTATCGATGCTCATTGAAGCTCCCACTGCTTTGTTTTCAAAAATTATGAATTCGAAAGTTGCATCTGTTTTATCGCATATTCTTGTATTAGGACTTATTTTTTATGCATTAATAACCTTTTTCCCAGTTGTAATAAATGAGGGAAGAAAACTTTTTTCTATGTTGTCAACTTTAACTATTTCACAAGAACAATTGGATCAAGTTCCAGAATGGTTAATAGTTTTTATAAATAATTTGAATAAAAATATTTCTGACTCTGCATTAGGTTTGATAAACAAATTTATTTCTTATGCTCCAAATTTAATAACGGCTGCTATTGTATTAATCGTAACAACATCAGCTATTGCGTCTTTGAAATCTATGGTTAGTGGCAATCTTTGGAAATTCTACTCTATAAAAGACCGAGAAATTGGAGTTAAGTTTATGAAGGATACTTATAAGCAGTTTGAAAGATTTGTTCATGGGCAATTTTTAGTTGCCATGATGGAAGGGCTTTTCATTGGCTTGACATGTTTTATATTTAAAATACCGGGTGCTTTATTTTTAGGAATTTTGGCTTGGATTACAGACTTTATACCGTATTTAGGAGTAGTTATTTCGGCAACTCCTTTACTTATGCTTGCTGTTACCGAAAGAGGAATATTAGGTTTAATAATTGGGATAGGAATTTTAATTGTTGCTAACCAAACAGAAATGTGGTTCTTGCATCCAAAAGTTCAAAGCAATGCTTTAAACCTACATTGGTTTATTATAATAGTAGCTATACTTTTATTCGGAGAACTTTTTAGTTTCTTAGGTATCCTTATAGCTCTGCCTGTAGTTGTTTATATAAGAAACTTTTGGGAATATTTCGTTATTAAAATAAAGTGA
- a CDS encoding DUF4416 family protein: MGNLRSPDFVNYLAHVFTAGDSDFWLYKMNLKERLEEHFGPIDYISSKLDFQRFTYYYNEEMGKNVIIEGRLISFKCLSSPAFLADAKLITNQIESEFSVENKRKVNIDIGYLHHTQFVLASTKHWGNRIYIGNNIYAEITLMYNFGQWEPLKYTYSNFKDPSYLSELETIRKIYLNKRKYF, translated from the coding sequence ATGGGGAATCTTAGGTCACCGGATTTTGTAAATTATTTAGCTCACGTTTTTACAGCAGGTGATTCAGACTTTTGGCTGTATAAGATGAATTTAAAAGAAAGGTTAGAAGAACACTTTGGACCGATTGATTATATTTCATCAAAATTGGATTTCCAGCGTTTCACATATTATTACAACGAAGAAATGGGCAAAAATGTAATTATTGAAGGACGTTTAATTAGTTTCAAATGTTTAAGTTCTCCTGCCTTTTTGGCAGATGCAAAGTTAATAACAAATCAAATTGAAAGTGAATTTTCTGTAGAAAATAAAAGAAAAGTCAATATTGATATAGGTTATCTTCACCATACTCAGTTTGTTTTGGCAAGTACAAAACATTGGGGAAATAGAATTTATATAGGAAATAATATCTATGCAGAAATTACATTGATGTACAATTTTGGTCAGTGGGAACCTCTTAAGTACACTTATTCAAATTTCAAAGATCCTTCTTATTTAAGCGAATTGGAGACAATAAGAAAAATCTATTTAAACAAACGTAAATACTTTTAG